In one Culex quinquefasciatus strain JHB chromosome 2, VPISU_Cqui_1.0_pri_paternal, whole genome shotgun sequence genomic region, the following are encoded:
- the LOC6035954 gene encoding plexin domain-containing protein 2 isoform X2 → MANATGGAVVLKSALFLLILLADCCRVNYAEDSLDRVRRQSDPAKKPSSAESQTPDPTQIPGGGKPALSENKTSATKLKLQNENLTGKKPLIAANGTLYTSADHLLGANGTGQRKDYTLVPFKPGAEPITVPTPTAINTSLDVAKSKLLTKLTASEGYSTNTSTTSTTTVPDPLSDAINIDTVERSEADLNTTLQNFNITQTQEDYHTYYNSVWTTDKNASEAYWKRLDAMNVSSLLSNSHRRATTVLLTFDFPYYGFPIRNITIATGGFLYTGDYVHSWLASTQYIAPLMANFDTSLSTNSFVKFRDDGETFTVVWENVSLQDRPENGSFTFSATLNKSGDIVFAYKTIPIDIQQIYDDKHPVKVGLSDAYIIDKTIFRTKQKTIYEYHRVNFGRSKVQNDTLITLYAQPTCFSYKDCQSCMNHEGSDFKCIWCPTLNRCSTGVDRKRQDWIQKGCDKTQIMEISVCPALGSKGNNYGEPVEISTEGNDTNGTYRHETEIQLSKSGTNKSGAPAGAASHDDSVNRVPAFHTGMEHESSSSSLLVTVLVICCLVLTCGGWVLYAYRNPHTKSGQLLIRYRPNKWSWRRGEARYTAATIHM, encoded by the exons ATGGCGAATGCTACTGGTGGTGCTGTGGTGCTTAAAAGTGCACTTTTTCTGCTGATCTTGCTGGCCGACTGCTGTCGTGTGAACTATGCGGAAG ATTCCCTCGACCGCGTGAGGCGACAATCAGACCCAGCTAAGAAACCCTCCTCGGCAGAGTCCCAAACGCCAGATCCAACACAAATACCGGGCGGTGGTAAACCCGCGCTCAGCGAGAACAAAACCAGCGCCACAAAGCTTAAACTTCAGAATGAAAACCTCACCGGCAAGAAACCGCTGATCGCGGCCAACGGTACGCTGTACACGTCGGCAGACCACCTGCTCGGTGCCAATGGAACCGGCCAGCGCAAGGACTACACCCTGGTGCCGTTCAAGCCGGGCGCGGAACCCATAACCGTGCCAACTCCAACGGCCATCAACACCTCGCTGGACGTCGCCAAGAGCAAACTGCTCACGAAGCTGACGGCCTCCGAAGGATACTCGACGAACACGTCCACGACCTCGACGACCACCGTCCCGGATCCGCTGAGCGATGCCATCAACATCGACACCGTCGAACGGAGCGAAGCCGACCTGAACACGACGCTGCAGAACTTCAACATCACCCAAACCCAGGAGGACTACCACACGTACTACAACAGCGTCTGGACGACCGATAAGAACGCCAGCGAAGCGTACTGGAAGCGGCTGGACGCGATGAACGTGAGCAGTCTGCTGTCCAACTCGCACCGGAGGGCCACG ACCGTCCTGCTGACATTCGACTTCCCGTACTACGGCTTTCCGATCCGGAACATCACGATCGCCACCGGCGGCTTCCTGTACACCGGAGATTACGTGCACTCGTGGCTCGCCTCGACGCAGTACATTGCGCCGCTGATGGCCAACTTTGACACCAGCCTGTCCACCAACTCGTTCGTCAAGTTCCGTGATGATG GTGAAACCTTCACCGTGGTCTGGGAGAACGTGTCGCTGCAGGATCGGCCCGAGAATGGTTCGTTCACGTTTAGCGCCACGCTCAACAAGTCCGGCGACATTGTGTTTGCGTACAAGACCATTCCCATCGACATCCAGCAGATCTACGACGACAAACATCCGGTCAAGGTTGGCCTGTCGGACGCTTACATCATCGACAAGACCATCTTCC GTACTAAGCAGAAAACGATCTACGAGTACCACCGGGTCAACTTTGGCCGGTCAAAGGTCCAGAACGATACGCTCATCACGTTGTACGCTCAGCCCACGTGCTTCAGCTATAAGGACTGCCAGTCCTGTATGAACCACGAGGGTTCGGACTTCAAG TGCATTTGGTGTCCGACGCTGAACCGCTGCTCAACCGGTGTCGACCGTAAACGTCAAGACTGGATCCAGAAGG GTTGCGACAAAACGCAAATCATGGAGATCTCCGTGTGTCCGGCGCTCGGCTCCAAGGGCAACAACTACGGCGAACCGGTCGAGATCAGCACCGAGGGCAACGACACCAACGGAACGTACCGGCACGAAACGGAGATTCAGCTGTCCAAGAGTGGCACCAACAAGAGCGGAGCCCCGGCCGGGGCCGCCAGCCACGATGACAGCGTCAACAGGGTGCCCGCCTTCCACACCGGCATGGAGCACGAATCGTCCAGCAGTAGCCTGCTGGTGACGGTGCTGGTCATCTGCTGTCTGGTGTTGACGTGCGGCGGCTGGGTGCTGTACGCGTACCGGAATCCGCACACCAAGAGCGGCCAGCTGCTGATCAGA TACCGTCCCAACAAGTGGTCCTGGCGGCGGGGCGAGGCACGCTACACGGCCGCGACGATCCACATGTGA
- the LOC6035954 gene encoding plexin domain-containing protein 2 isoform X1 has translation MANATGGAVVLKSALFLLILLADCCRVNYAEDSLDRVRRQSDPAKKPSSAESQTPDPTQIPGGGKPALSENKTSATKLKLQNENLTGKKPLIAANGTLYTSADHLLGANGTGQRKDYTLVPFKPGAEPITVPTPTAINTSLDVAKSKLLTKLTASEGYSTNTSTTSTTTVPDPLSDAINIDTVERSEADLNTTLQNFNITQTQEDYHTYYNSVWTTDKNASEAYWKRLDAMNVSSLLSNSHRRATTVLLTFDFPYYGFPIRNITIATGGFLYTGDYVHSWLASTQYIAPLMANFDTSLSTNSFVKFRDDGETFTVVWENVSLQDRPENGSFTFSATLNKSGDIVFAYKTIPIDIQQIYDDKHPVKVGLSDAYIIDKTIFRTKQKTIYEYHRVNFGRSKVQNDTLITLYAQPTCFSYKDCQSCMNHEGSDFKCIWCPTLNRCSTGVDRKRQDWIQKGCDKTQIMEISVCPALGSKGNNYGEPVEISTEGNDTNGTYRHETEIQLSKSGTNKSGAPAGAASHDDSVNRVPAFHTGMEHESSSSSLLVTVLVICCLVLTCGGWVLYAYRNPHTKSGQLLIRMQKYRPNKWSWRRGEARYTAATIHM, from the exons ATGGCGAATGCTACTGGTGGTGCTGTGGTGCTTAAAAGTGCACTTTTTCTGCTGATCTTGCTGGCCGACTGCTGTCGTGTGAACTATGCGGAAG ATTCCCTCGACCGCGTGAGGCGACAATCAGACCCAGCTAAGAAACCCTCCTCGGCAGAGTCCCAAACGCCAGATCCAACACAAATACCGGGCGGTGGTAAACCCGCGCTCAGCGAGAACAAAACCAGCGCCACAAAGCTTAAACTTCAGAATGAAAACCTCACCGGCAAGAAACCGCTGATCGCGGCCAACGGTACGCTGTACACGTCGGCAGACCACCTGCTCGGTGCCAATGGAACCGGCCAGCGCAAGGACTACACCCTGGTGCCGTTCAAGCCGGGCGCGGAACCCATAACCGTGCCAACTCCAACGGCCATCAACACCTCGCTGGACGTCGCCAAGAGCAAACTGCTCACGAAGCTGACGGCCTCCGAAGGATACTCGACGAACACGTCCACGACCTCGACGACCACCGTCCCGGATCCGCTGAGCGATGCCATCAACATCGACACCGTCGAACGGAGCGAAGCCGACCTGAACACGACGCTGCAGAACTTCAACATCACCCAAACCCAGGAGGACTACCACACGTACTACAACAGCGTCTGGACGACCGATAAGAACGCCAGCGAAGCGTACTGGAAGCGGCTGGACGCGATGAACGTGAGCAGTCTGCTGTCCAACTCGCACCGGAGGGCCACG ACCGTCCTGCTGACATTCGACTTCCCGTACTACGGCTTTCCGATCCGGAACATCACGATCGCCACCGGCGGCTTCCTGTACACCGGAGATTACGTGCACTCGTGGCTCGCCTCGACGCAGTACATTGCGCCGCTGATGGCCAACTTTGACACCAGCCTGTCCACCAACTCGTTCGTCAAGTTCCGTGATGATG GTGAAACCTTCACCGTGGTCTGGGAGAACGTGTCGCTGCAGGATCGGCCCGAGAATGGTTCGTTCACGTTTAGCGCCACGCTCAACAAGTCCGGCGACATTGTGTTTGCGTACAAGACCATTCCCATCGACATCCAGCAGATCTACGACGACAAACATCCGGTCAAGGTTGGCCTGTCGGACGCTTACATCATCGACAAGACCATCTTCC GTACTAAGCAGAAAACGATCTACGAGTACCACCGGGTCAACTTTGGCCGGTCAAAGGTCCAGAACGATACGCTCATCACGTTGTACGCTCAGCCCACGTGCTTCAGCTATAAGGACTGCCAGTCCTGTATGAACCACGAGGGTTCGGACTTCAAG TGCATTTGGTGTCCGACGCTGAACCGCTGCTCAACCGGTGTCGACCGTAAACGTCAAGACTGGATCCAGAAGG GTTGCGACAAAACGCAAATCATGGAGATCTCCGTGTGTCCGGCGCTCGGCTCCAAGGGCAACAACTACGGCGAACCGGTCGAGATCAGCACCGAGGGCAACGACACCAACGGAACGTACCGGCACGAAACGGAGATTCAGCTGTCCAAGAGTGGCACCAACAAGAGCGGAGCCCCGGCCGGGGCCGCCAGCCACGATGACAGCGTCAACAGGGTGCCCGCCTTCCACACCGGCATGGAGCACGAATCGTCCAGCAGTAGCCTGCTGGTGACGGTGCTGGTCATCTGCTGTCTGGTGTTGACGTGCGGCGGCTGGGTGCTGTACGCGTACCGGAATCCGCACACCAAGAGCGGCCAGCTGCTGATCAGA ATGCAAAAG TACCGTCCCAACAAGTGGTCCTGGCGGCGGGGCGAGGCACGCTACACGGCCGCGACGATCCACATGTGA